The proteins below are encoded in one region of Silene latifolia isolate original U9 population chromosome 2, ASM4854445v1, whole genome shotgun sequence:
- the LOC141642653 gene encoding putative NAD(P)H dehydrogenase (quinone) FQR1-like 1, with the protein MATKVYIVYYSMYGHVEKLAEEIQKGASSVEGVEAKLWQVPETLNDEVLGKMSAPPKSDVPIISPNELAEGDGFLFGFPTRFGMMAAQFKAFMDATGGLWRTQQLAGKPAGIFYSTGSQGGGQETTPLTAITQLTHHGMIFVPVGYTFGAGMFEMDNVKGGTPYGAGTFAGDGSRQPTELELEQAFHQGKYFAAIAKKLKVAA; encoded by the exons TTACTATTCCATGTATGGGCATGTTGAGAAATTAGCAGAGGAGATACAGAAAGGAGCATCTTCTGTTGAAGGTGTTGAAGCAAAACTCTGGCAG GTTCCAGAAACACTAAATGATGAAGTGCTTGGGAAAATGAGTGCGCCACCAAAGAGTGATGTCCCAATTATATCACCCAACGAGCTGGCTGAGGGAGATGGGTTCCTATTTGGCTTCCCAACAAGATTTGGAATGATGGCCGCTCAATTTAAAGCCTTTATGGATGCCACTGGAGGGCTGTGGAGAACTCAACAGCTTGCAGGAAAGCCTGCCGGCATCTTTTACAGCACCGGCTCTCAAGGTGGCGGACAAGAGACTACCCC GTTGACGGCCATCACCCAACTTACCCATCACGGGATGATCTTTGTGCCAGTTGGATACACGTTTGGAGCAGGCATGTTTGAGATGGACAACGTGAAAGGAGGAACCCCTTATGGTGCGGGAACATTCGCGGGGGATGGATCAAGGCAACCTACAGAGCTTGAACTTGAACAAGCCTTCCACCAAGGCAAGTACTTTGCTGCAATTGCTAAGAAGCTAAAGGTAGCTGCTTAG